In one Corallococcus sp. EGB genomic region, the following are encoded:
- the lpxA gene encoding acyl-ACP--UDP-N-acetylglucosamine O-acyltransferase: protein MAQVHPTAVVHPGARLHDTVEVGPFSVIGPQVVIGAGTRIGPHVVIEGRTTLGERNHLFQFCSVGAAPQDLKYAGEDTELVIGDENQIREFVTVNLGTVSGGGATRLGHRNLLLANSHVAHDCIVGNEVLLANGAALAGHVVVEDAVKISGLVAVHQFTRLGRYAFISGGSMVTMDVPPYCTVQGDRATLVGLNTVGLERGGFTEEQIGRVKEAYRILFRSKLGLQEALAQLRAELSNHPEVEHLVRFVETSKRGVTR from the coding sequence ATGGCGCAGGTTCATCCCACCGCGGTCGTCCATCCGGGAGCCCGGCTCCACGACACCGTGGAGGTGGGGCCGTTCTCGGTCATCGGGCCCCAGGTCGTCATTGGCGCGGGCACCCGCATCGGGCCGCACGTCGTCATCGAGGGCCGCACCACGCTGGGCGAGCGCAACCACCTCTTCCAGTTCTGTTCCGTGGGTGCGGCGCCCCAGGACCTGAAGTACGCGGGCGAGGACACGGAGCTCGTCATCGGTGACGAGAACCAGATCCGCGAGTTCGTCACGGTGAACCTGGGCACGGTGTCCGGCGGCGGCGCCACGCGGCTGGGCCACCGCAACCTGCTGCTCGCCAACAGCCACGTCGCGCACGACTGCATCGTGGGCAATGAAGTCCTCCTCGCCAACGGGGCCGCGCTCGCGGGCCACGTGGTGGTGGAGGACGCGGTGAAGATTTCGGGGCTGGTCGCGGTGCACCAGTTCACCCGGCTGGGGCGCTACGCGTTCATCTCCGGCGGCTCCATGGTCACCATGGACGTGCCCCCGTACTGCACCGTGCAGGGGGACCGGGCCACGCTGGTGGGCCTCAACACCGTGGGCCTGGAGCGCGGCGGCTTCACCGAGGAGCAGATTGGCCGTGTGAAGGAGGCCTACCGCATCCTCTTCCGCTCCAAGCTGGGGCTGCAGGAGGCGCTCGCGCAGCTGCGCGCGGAGCTCTCCAACCACCCGGAAGTGGAGCACCTGGTGCGGTTCGTGGAGACGAGCAAGCGCGGCGTCACGCGCTAG
- the fabZ gene encoding 3-hydroxyacyl-ACP dehydratase FabZ, whose translation MMDIGEIQALLPHRYPFLLVDRVVEIVPGQKLTAYKSVTINEPFFNGHFPGHPVMPGVLILEALAQATAILAYKTESMDPTRLVTYLMGIDNARFRKPVVPGDRLQLDIEVIRHKGAIWKTKGVASVDGARVAEGEFLATVVDKNKAAKGDEGAAP comes from the coding sequence ATGATGGACATTGGCGAGATCCAGGCGCTGCTGCCGCACCGCTACCCGTTCCTCCTGGTGGACCGGGTGGTGGAAATCGTGCCGGGCCAGAAGCTCACGGCGTACAAGAGCGTCACCATCAACGAGCCCTTCTTCAACGGCCACTTCCCGGGGCACCCGGTGATGCCGGGCGTGCTCATCCTGGAGGCGCTCGCCCAGGCCACGGCCATCCTTGCGTATAAGACGGAAAGCATGGACCCGACCCGGCTCGTGACGTACCTCATGGGCATCGACAACGCGCGCTTCCGCAAGCCGGTGGTGCCCGGGGACCGGCTCCAACTGGACATCGAAGTCATCCGCCACAAGGGCGCCATCTGGAAGACCAAGGGTGTGGCGTCGGTGGATGGCGCCAGGGTGGCGGAAGGGGAGTTCCTCGCCACCGTGGTGGACAAGAACAAGGCCGCCAAGGGCGACGAGGGCGCGGCGCCGTAA
- a CDS encoding LpxI family protein, giving the protein MERIGLIAGNGQLPFLFARAARARGLEVVVAAHRGETDPALEQEVGHLAWVRVGQVGRIQKVFRQAGVTRAAMAGGIGRVRALAEARPDLGAVRIISRLRSFRDDALLRAVAADFESQGITIIAPTDFLGEVLCPEGHLAGPALKPAQEKDVALGREVAVLLGQADVGQTVVVRDGHVLALEAVEGTDETIRRGAKLGGPGAVVVKRCKPGQDLRFDLPAAGPRTLEVMAEVGARVLALEVGRTVLLDAPALFAGATARGITLVGVR; this is encoded by the coding sequence GTGGAGCGCATCGGGCTCATCGCGGGCAACGGCCAGCTTCCCTTCCTCTTCGCCCGGGCCGCCCGTGCGCGCGGCCTGGAGGTCGTCGTGGCGGCGCACCGGGGAGAGACGGACCCGGCGCTGGAGCAGGAGGTCGGCCACCTCGCCTGGGTGCGTGTGGGGCAGGTGGGCCGCATCCAGAAGGTGTTCCGGCAGGCGGGCGTCACCCGCGCGGCCATGGCGGGCGGCATTGGCCGCGTGCGCGCGCTGGCGGAGGCCCGGCCGGACCTGGGCGCGGTGCGCATCATCTCCCGCCTGCGCAGCTTCCGGGACGACGCGCTCCTGCGCGCGGTGGCCGCGGACTTCGAGTCGCAGGGCATCACCATCATCGCGCCCACGGACTTCCTGGGAGAGGTGCTCTGCCCCGAAGGCCACCTGGCCGGCCCCGCGCTCAAGCCCGCGCAGGAGAAGGACGTGGCCCTGGGCCGCGAGGTGGCGGTGCTCCTGGGGCAGGCGGACGTGGGCCAGACGGTGGTGGTGCGCGACGGCCACGTGCTCGCCCTGGAGGCCGTGGAAGGCACGGATGAGACCATCCGCCGGGGCGCGAAGCTGGGCGGACCCGGCGCGGTGGTGGTGAAGCGCTGCAAGCCGGGGCAGGACCTGCGCTTCGACCTGCCCGCCGCGGGCCCCCGCACGCTGGAGGTCATGGCGGAGGTGGGCGCCCGGGTGCTGGCGCTGGAGGTGGGGCGCACGGTGCTGCTGGACGCACCCGCACTCTTCGCGGGGGCCACCGCGCGAGGCATCACCCTGGTGGGCGTGCGGTAG
- a CDS encoding ABC transporter permease, with protein sequence MHPAERQTDYRWPLLWAGALVALVGAILLGVAISESEAWAEVAGALGLSFVGWGGLVQSFDAGALALGAQKAVAVAGPKALVAGTLVWLAGWGLIAAGIRRAPASAEGPSPAAGAPLYPRLARYRDFYWSTLGAYGGGILLAELVLLLLQTVLSSGVPSDLSGAAREASGGLTLPPTIAFAIAFIVSMGVAFASGFVGASRAQRLSFPEATIGVFYLGLPVPILLSLMERVPSLQLSLGYRLREVTYVAGLIGRPELAYWLVFAALVLALVLGINTGFIAAGSGRVDLRLGFELFVARRHVAVFRPSLLLGALAVLMFGIIPPLIVYFIIRGAEAAVERTRVRALGLADPLAAASAQHRMKLHEQSPTMMMTALSVGGVGVGVMALIIVLSVMSGFEADLQQKILGTNAHAVVSRYAGDLPDYDKVMQQVKRVPGVVGETPFIINQVMIASEGNVDGVIIKGIDPKTVGSVTDLPQNILPGGDLDHLEHPANILPSSAVEDVEKKGAEEEDPIIGKPSKPAKPAVLPGIIIGRELAASLRVVVGDRVNVVSPLGTELGPSGPIPKSRAFRVAGVFYSGMYEYDSKFVYILLKEAQDFFAVKGATGIELKVADIDDARRIANQVVRVLGGYPYRARDWGEMNKNLFSALRLEKLVMGIILSIIIIVAAGLIVATVIMLVLEKRKEISVLKALGVPDGGIVKIFLAEGLQIGVAGGFLGLFSGLAWCLFIEKVGIKLDPEVYYIPALPVRIEPVQTALAVVIAVLVTYLASIYPALKASSVEPVEGLKAE encoded by the coding sequence GTGCATCCCGCCGAACGGCAGACCGATTATCGCTGGCCCCTCCTGTGGGCCGGTGCCCTCGTGGCCCTCGTGGGAGCCATCCTCCTGGGGGTGGCCATCTCCGAGTCCGAGGCGTGGGCCGAGGTGGCCGGCGCCCTGGGCCTCTCCTTCGTGGGGTGGGGCGGGCTCGTCCAGTCCTTCGACGCCGGGGCGCTCGCCCTGGGCGCCCAGAAGGCCGTGGCCGTGGCCGGCCCCAAGGCGCTGGTCGCGGGGACGCTCGTCTGGCTGGCCGGCTGGGGGCTCATCGCAGCCGGCATCCGCCGCGCGCCGGCCTCCGCGGAAGGGCCCAGCCCCGCCGCGGGTGCACCTTTGTATCCGCGCCTGGCGCGCTACCGGGACTTCTACTGGAGCACCCTGGGCGCCTATGGCGGCGGCATCCTCCTGGCGGAGCTGGTGCTGCTGCTCCTGCAGACGGTCCTCTCCAGCGGCGTGCCGTCGGACCTGAGCGGCGCGGCGCGCGAGGCGAGCGGGGGGCTGACGCTGCCCCCCACCATCGCCTTCGCCATCGCGTTCATCGTGAGCATGGGTGTGGCGTTCGCGTCCGGCTTCGTGGGCGCGTCCCGGGCGCAGCGGCTGTCGTTCCCGGAAGCCACCATCGGCGTGTTCTACCTGGGCCTGCCGGTGCCCATCCTCCTGTCGCTGATGGAGCGCGTGCCGTCCCTGCAGCTGTCGCTGGGCTACCGGCTGCGCGAGGTGACGTACGTCGCGGGGCTCATCGGCCGGCCGGAGCTGGCGTACTGGCTCGTCTTCGCCGCGTTGGTGCTGGCGCTGGTGCTGGGCATCAACACGGGCTTCATCGCGGCGGGCAGTGGCCGGGTGGACCTGCGGCTGGGCTTCGAGCTCTTCGTCGCACGCCGGCACGTGGCGGTGTTCCGCCCGTCGCTGCTGCTGGGCGCGCTCGCGGTGCTGATGTTCGGCATCATCCCGCCCCTCATCGTCTACTTCATCATCCGCGGGGCGGAGGCCGCCGTGGAGCGCACGCGCGTCCGGGCCCTGGGCCTGGCGGATCCGCTCGCCGCCGCGTCCGCGCAGCACCGGATGAAGCTGCATGAGCAGTCGCCCACCATGATGATGACCGCGCTGTCGGTGGGCGGCGTGGGCGTGGGCGTGATGGCGCTCATCATCGTGCTCAGCGTGATGAGCGGCTTCGAGGCCGACCTCCAGCAGAAGATTCTGGGCACCAACGCGCACGCGGTGGTGTCCCGCTACGCGGGCGACCTGCCGGACTACGACAAGGTGATGCAGCAGGTGAAGCGCGTGCCCGGCGTGGTGGGCGAGACGCCCTTCATCATCAACCAGGTGATGATCGCCTCCGAGGGCAACGTCGACGGCGTCATCATCAAGGGCATCGACCCGAAGACGGTCGGCTCGGTGACGGACCTGCCCCAGAACATCCTGCCCGGCGGCGACCTGGACCACCTGGAGCACCCCGCGAACATCCTCCCCAGCAGCGCGGTGGAGGACGTGGAGAAGAAGGGCGCGGAAGAGGAAGACCCCATCATCGGCAAGCCCTCCAAGCCGGCGAAGCCCGCGGTGCTGCCGGGCATCATCATCGGCCGGGAGCTGGCGGCGTCGCTGCGCGTGGTGGTGGGGGACCGGGTGAACGTCGTCTCGCCCCTGGGGACGGAGCTGGGGCCGTCCGGGCCCATCCCCAAGAGCCGCGCGTTCCGGGTGGCGGGCGTCTTCTACTCGGGCATGTACGAGTACGACTCCAAGTTCGTCTACATCCTGCTCAAGGAGGCGCAGGACTTCTTCGCGGTGAAGGGCGCCACCGGCATCGAGCTGAAGGTGGCGGACATCGACGACGCGCGCCGCATCGCCAACCAGGTGGTGCGCGTGCTCGGCGGCTACCCCTACCGCGCGCGCGACTGGGGCGAGATGAACAAGAACCTCTTCTCCGCGCTGCGCCTGGAGAAGCTGGTGATGGGCATCATCCTGTCCATCATCATCATCGTCGCCGCGGGCCTCATCGTCGCCACGGTCATCATGCTGGTGCTGGAGAAGCGCAAGGAGATCTCCGTCCTCAAGGCGCTGGGCGTCCCGGACGGCGGCATCGTGAAGATCTTCCTCGCGGAAGGGCTCCAGATTGGCGTGGCCGGCGGCTTCCTGGGCCTGTTCTCCGGCCTCGCGTGGTGCCTCTTCATCGAGAAGGTCGGCATCAAGCTGGATCCGGAGGTCTATTACATCCCCGCGCTGCCGGTGCGCATCGAACCGGTGCAGACGGCGCTGGCGGTGGTCATCGCGGTGCTCGTCACCTACCTGGCGTCCATCTACCCGGCCCTCAAGGCGAGCAGCGTGGAACCGGTGGAAGGTCTGAAGGCGGAGTAG
- a CDS encoding OmpH family outer membrane protein, whose translation MSLRSTLAATAAVLSLALPVAASAAELKVAYVDLQRVLLEVDDGKAAKARLQKWLEDRQKEIDKEQETLRKEKETLDKQASAMSEATRTQKATELQKKVMELAQKYERSRAEAANKERQEMEPIVSRIDQVIASIAERDGLGIVLDKRDSGIVYALSQYDISNEVVRNYNNSAAKKPAAPAAKDAPVKK comes from the coding sequence ATGTCGCTTCGAAGCACCCTGGCGGCCACCGCCGCTGTCCTGTCGCTTGCCCTTCCGGTGGCCGCTTCGGCCGCCGAGCTCAAGGTGGCCTACGTCGACCTGCAGCGCGTGCTGCTGGAGGTGGACGACGGCAAGGCCGCCAAGGCCCGTCTCCAGAAGTGGCTGGAGGACCGCCAGAAGGAGATCGACAAGGAGCAGGAGACGCTCCGCAAGGAGAAGGAGACCCTGGACAAGCAGGCCAGCGCCATGAGCGAGGCCACGCGCACCCAGAAGGCCACCGAGCTCCAGAAGAAGGTGATGGAGCTGGCGCAGAAGTACGAGCGCAGCCGCGCCGAGGCCGCCAACAAGGAGCGGCAGGAGATGGAGCCCATCGTCAGCCGCATCGACCAGGTCATCGCGTCCATCGCGGAGCGGGACGGGCTGGGCATCGTGCTGGACAAGCGTGACTCGGGCATCGTCTACGCGCTGTCCCAGTACGACATCTCCAACGAGGTCGTCCGCAACTACAACAACAGCGCCGCCAAGAAGCCCGCGGCGCCGGCGGCCAAGGACGCCCCGGTCAAGAAGTAG
- a CDS encoding ABC transporter ATP-binding protein, whose protein sequence is MALLSIRNVFKSYFLHGKRIDVLRGVSLDINAGELVSMIGASGAGKSTFLHVLGTLDAPAAGEVLFDGKSVFSMNDAEIAEFRNRTIGFVFQSHYLLPEFTALENVAMPALIQRRDRGPAYAYARELLERVGLGSRVDHRPGELSGGEAQRVALARALVLKPAVLLADEPTGNLDPTTGEGIHQLLRDVNRDLGITAVVVTHNETLARSMPRRLRLAGGQVSEA, encoded by the coding sequence ATGGCGCTGTTGTCCATCCGCAACGTCTTCAAGAGCTACTTCCTGCACGGCAAGCGCATTGACGTGCTGCGCGGCGTGTCGCTGGACATCAACGCCGGCGAGCTCGTCTCCATGATTGGCGCGTCCGGCGCGGGCAAGAGCACCTTCCTGCACGTGCTGGGCACGCTGGACGCCCCCGCCGCCGGTGAAGTCCTCTTCGATGGCAAGTCCGTCTTCTCCATGAACGACGCGGAGATCGCCGAGTTCCGCAACCGCACCATCGGGTTCGTCTTCCAGAGCCACTACCTGCTGCCGGAGTTCACCGCGCTGGAGAACGTGGCCATGCCCGCGCTCATCCAGCGCAGGGACCGCGGCCCCGCCTACGCCTACGCCCGCGAGCTCCTGGAGCGCGTGGGCCTGGGCAGCCGCGTGGATCACCGCCCCGGGGAGCTGTCCGGCGGCGAGGCCCAGCGCGTGGCCCTGGCGCGCGCGCTGGTGCTCAAGCCCGCGGTGCTGCTCGCGGACGAACCCACGGGCAACCTGGATCCCACGACAGGCGAGGGCATCCACCAGCTGCTCCGGGACGTCAACCGGGACCTGGGAATCACCGCCGTCGTCGTCACGCACAACGAGACGCTTGCTCGCTCCATGCCCCGCCGTCTGAGACTCGCCGGCGGGCAGGTGTCGGAGGCCTGA
- a CDS encoding OmpA family protein, with the protein MSVRVLPFALLLGLPLPASAEAIRVSLEGKAALGEGVPALLIHIEEPIDGFEVKLKRSDGKAVELKGGGKPGITRRVALEQPEGRFHYEGELIVRFPDGAEAGSMPLAFDTELNGPLKMEVRPEDVDVPGRKLRFTLSRPAAKTEVTVMMDTGKTAFAGDVDFKGAPAGTPLEVKWLPAEGKVMRIRLRAYDTSDFYTGVDLYPWQVDIPHEEVGFASGRSDIPPSEKGKLDASYRSITDALNKYGRWASLRLYVLGHTDTVGSRDDNRELSLKRARSIASYFRQRGLKVPVFYEGFGEQSPAVPTPDETAEAANRRAEYIIAVEDPSLTNAPFAPRWRKP; encoded by the coding sequence ATGTCCGTTCGAGTCCTACCTTTCGCCCTCCTGCTGGGCCTGCCGTTGCCTGCCTCCGCGGAGGCCATCCGGGTGTCGCTGGAGGGCAAGGCGGCGCTGGGCGAGGGTGTGCCCGCGCTGCTCATCCACATCGAGGAGCCCATCGACGGCTTCGAGGTGAAGCTCAAGCGCAGCGATGGCAAGGCGGTGGAGCTCAAGGGGGGCGGCAAGCCGGGCATCACCCGCCGCGTCGCCCTGGAGCAGCCGGAGGGGAGGTTCCACTACGAGGGCGAGCTCATCGTGCGCTTCCCGGACGGCGCGGAGGCGGGCTCCATGCCGCTCGCCTTCGACACGGAGCTCAACGGCCCGCTGAAGATGGAGGTGCGCCCGGAGGACGTGGACGTGCCCGGCCGCAAGCTGCGCTTCACGCTGTCCCGCCCGGCCGCGAAGACGGAGGTCACCGTGATGATGGACACCGGCAAGACGGCCTTCGCGGGCGACGTGGACTTCAAGGGCGCGCCCGCGGGCACGCCCCTGGAGGTGAAGTGGCTGCCGGCGGAGGGCAAGGTGATGCGCATCCGCCTGCGCGCCTACGACACCTCCGACTTCTACACCGGCGTGGACCTCTACCCGTGGCAGGTGGACATCCCGCACGAGGAGGTGGGCTTCGCGTCTGGCCGCTCGGACATCCCGCCGTCGGAGAAGGGCAAGCTGGACGCCAGCTACAGGAGCATCACGGACGCGCTGAATAAATACGGCCGCTGGGCGTCGCTGCGCCTGTACGTGCTCGGCCACACCGACACGGTGGGCAGCAGGGACGACAACCGCGAGCTGTCGCTCAAGCGGGCGAGGAGCATCGCCTCCTACTTCCGCCAGCGCGGCCTGAAGGTACCAGTGTTCTACGAGGGCTTTGGTGAGCAGTCCCCGGCGGTGCCCACGCCGGACGAGACGGCGGAGGCGGCCAACCGTCGCGCCGAATACATCATCGCGGTGGAGGACCCGTCCCTGACGAACGCGCCCTTCGCCCCTCGCTGGCGCAAGCCTTGA
- the bamA gene encoding outer membrane protein assembly factor BamA, protein MRLTVLRKSLLPLLAVALWALGPVAAYAQVDVDAGSPAVVPPSVPAATSVPPADAGTPTGADVPFAESPEGSEVSPSDRVVEIRIEGNRRVESEAIRRVLRTQVGDPLTRSAEDLRAIWALGYFSDVQLLAQRMANGIAYVVRVVERPVIRSVKLQGNEELSADDLKEQLELKAGTILDIEAVRATQKKIQEKYVEKGYFLAEVNYRLDPVEGGAAVNVVYVINEHSKVMVRQITLQGAEKVSPEELKAVMITKEGGFLSFFTGEGTYREEAFQRDLAVIQIAYYDRGFINVRVDKPTVQLSADKRDIFITLHITEGEPYDIGKIDFSGDLERPPEELLKLMKSRPKERFNRGQLSTDISAISDVYFDKGYAYANINPVTSVNAEDRTVDLTFDIQKGPLVNIERIDVVGNTKTRDKVIRRELRVYEGELYNGTGVKRSRERVTALGFFETVEITQHPGSSDNAIVLQVEVKEKATGTFQVGLGFSNVENFIFTAQVSQNNFLGWGQSVSASAQISGLRSLVQLSFYDPYFLDTNYLLSAEFFRVQADYEGFIRNSTGGTISLGRQLVDDVLATVGYSREYVNVQAGQGIGAVLLANQFQSGVTSALRLSVSWDRRDNRLFPSRGFIHYGSVETAPSFLGGTFLFNRYTAYSRLYFPLPLGFVFKTNATLGYVQQLDSSKPLPISELYYVGGINTIRGYYLRSISPTLLVPRADNPDANVTEFRVGGNKQLIFNFELEFPIFEKAGLRGVLFYDAGNAFAANEKFFQDRQDKLPLGLFHSAGFGFRWFSPIGPLRFEWGIPLTKRPSDDPILFEFTIGNFF, encoded by the coding sequence TTGAGGCTCACCGTTCTGCGCAAGTCATTGCTCCCGCTGCTGGCGGTCGCCCTCTGGGCGCTCGGGCCCGTTGCCGCGTACGCCCAGGTGGACGTGGACGCGGGCTCGCCCGCCGTCGTACCGCCGTCCGTCCCCGCCGCCACGTCCGTGCCCCCTGCGGACGCGGGCACCCCCACCGGGGCGGACGTGCCATTCGCCGAGTCTCCGGAGGGCTCGGAGGTCTCCCCCTCGGACCGCGTGGTGGAGATCCGCATCGAGGGCAACCGCCGCGTGGAGTCGGAGGCCATCCGCCGCGTGCTGCGCACGCAGGTCGGTGACCCGCTCACGCGCTCGGCGGAGGACCTCCGCGCCATCTGGGCCCTGGGCTACTTCTCCGACGTGCAGCTGCTCGCGCAGCGGATGGCCAACGGCATCGCCTACGTGGTGCGCGTGGTGGAGCGCCCCGTCATCCGCTCCGTGAAGCTGCAGGGCAACGAGGAGCTCAGCGCGGACGACCTGAAGGAACAGCTGGAGCTCAAGGCCGGCACCATCCTCGACATCGAGGCCGTGCGCGCCACGCAGAAGAAGATCCAGGAGAAGTACGTCGAAAAGGGCTACTTCCTGGCGGAGGTGAACTACCGGTTGGATCCGGTGGAGGGCGGCGCCGCGGTCAACGTCGTCTACGTCATCAACGAGCACTCGAAGGTGATGGTGCGGCAGATCACCCTCCAGGGCGCGGAGAAGGTGTCCCCGGAAGAGCTCAAGGCGGTGATGATCACCAAGGAGGGCGGCTTCCTGTCCTTCTTCACCGGCGAGGGCACCTACCGCGAGGAGGCCTTCCAGCGCGACCTCGCCGTCATCCAGATCGCCTACTACGACCGCGGCTTCATCAACGTGCGCGTGGACAAGCCCACCGTGCAGCTGTCCGCGGACAAGCGCGACATCTTCATCACCCTGCACATCACCGAGGGTGAGCCGTACGACATCGGGAAGATCGACTTCTCGGGTGACCTGGAGCGCCCGCCGGAAGAGCTGCTGAAGCTGATGAAGTCGCGCCCCAAGGAGCGCTTCAACCGCGGCCAGCTCTCCACGGACATCTCCGCCATCTCCGACGTGTACTTCGACAAGGGGTACGCCTACGCCAACATCAACCCCGTGACTTCCGTGAACGCGGAAGACCGCACGGTGGACCTCACCTTCGACATCCAGAAGGGCCCGCTCGTCAACATCGAGCGCATCGACGTCGTCGGCAACACGAAGACGCGCGACAAGGTCATCCGCCGCGAGCTGCGCGTCTACGAAGGCGAGCTCTACAACGGCACCGGCGTGAAGCGCAGCCGCGAGCGCGTCACCGCGCTGGGCTTCTTCGAGACCGTCGAAATCACCCAGCACCCGGGCAGCTCCGACAACGCCATCGTGTTGCAGGTGGAGGTGAAGGAGAAGGCCACCGGTACCTTCCAGGTGGGCCTCGGCTTCTCCAACGTGGAGAACTTCATCTTCACGGCCCAGGTGTCGCAGAACAACTTCCTCGGCTGGGGCCAGAGCGTGTCCGCGTCCGCGCAGATTTCGGGCCTGCGCTCCTTGGTCCAGCTGTCGTTCTACGACCCGTACTTCCTGGACACGAACTACCTGCTGTCCGCGGAGTTCTTCCGCGTGCAGGCGGACTACGAGGGCTTCATCCGCAACTCCACGGGCGGCACCATCTCCCTGGGCCGCCAGCTGGTGGACGACGTGCTCGCCACCGTGGGCTACTCGCGTGAGTACGTGAACGTGCAGGCGGGGCAGGGCATTGGCGCGGTGCTGCTCGCCAACCAGTTCCAGTCCGGCGTCACCAGCGCGCTGCGGCTGTCGGTGTCCTGGGACCGGCGCGACAACCGCCTCTTCCCGTCGCGCGGCTTCATCCACTACGGCTCGGTGGAGACGGCGCCCTCGTTCCTGGGCGGCACGTTCCTCTTCAACCGCTACACCGCCTACTCGCGCCTGTACTTCCCCCTGCCGCTGGGCTTCGTCTTCAAGACGAACGCCACGCTGGGCTACGTGCAGCAGCTGGACTCCAGCAAGCCGCTGCCCATCAGCGAGCTCTACTATGTGGGCGGCATCAACACGATCCGCGGCTACTACCTGCGCAGCATCAGCCCCACGCTGCTCGTGCCGCGCGCGGACAACCCGGACGCCAACGTCACCGAGTTCCGGGTGGGCGGCAACAAGCAGCTCATCTTCAACTTCGAGCTGGAGTTCCCCATCTTCGAGAAGGCCGGCCTGCGCGGCGTGCTCTTCTACGACGCGGGCAATGCCTTCGCCGCCAACGAGAAGTTCTTCCAGGACCGCCAGGACAAGCTGCCCCTGGGCCTCTTCCACTCGGCGGGCTTCGGCTTCCGCTGGTTCTCGCCCATCGGGCCCCTGCGCTTCGAGTGGGGCATCCCGCTGACCAAGCGGCCTTCGGACGACCCCATCCTGTTCGAGTTCACCATCGGTAACTTCTTCTGA
- the lpxD gene encoding UDP-3-O-(3-hydroxymyristoyl)glucosamine N-acyltransferase, protein MPSASNAHRLGDIAAHVRGELLGDPGLLVHGLNGLEEASAGEVSFYGNPRYRRQFEATRASAVLVGRDAPARDGVALVRVANPHLAYAKLLTLFHPATRPPAGIHPAAHVHPEATVHPEATVKAGAVVEKGAHVGARTVLHPGAYVGEDARVGDDCVLYPHATVREGCRVGSRVILHASSVVGADGFGFAFDAEGEDGPRHFKIPQVGIVRIEDDVEVGACTCIDRATVGETVVGQGTKLDNLVQIAHNVRVGPLSLICAQAGVSGSAEVGTGVVLAGQVGVVGHIRVGDLAKVGAQSGVAHDVPDGQVVSGSPAIPHKDWLRASAASGQLADLLKEVRALRKRVETLEKEKGG, encoded by the coding sequence GTGCCTTCCGCATCCAACGCGCACCGGCTGGGGGACATCGCCGCCCACGTCCGGGGTGAGCTCCTTGGCGACCCCGGACTGCTCGTCCACGGCCTGAACGGCCTGGAGGAGGCCTCTGCCGGGGAGGTGTCGTTCTACGGCAACCCCCGCTACCGCCGGCAGTTCGAGGCCACCCGCGCCTCGGCGGTGCTGGTGGGGCGGGATGCCCCCGCTCGCGACGGGGTGGCCCTCGTGCGGGTGGCGAACCCGCACCTGGCCTACGCGAAGCTCCTCACCCTGTTCCACCCGGCCACCCGGCCGCCCGCGGGCATCCACCCGGCCGCCCACGTGCATCCGGAGGCCACGGTGCACCCGGAGGCCACGGTGAAGGCCGGAGCGGTGGTGGAGAAGGGCGCCCACGTCGGCGCCCGCACCGTGCTGCACCCCGGCGCCTACGTGGGCGAGGACGCGCGCGTCGGCGACGACTGCGTGCTCTACCCGCACGCCACGGTGCGCGAAGGGTGCCGGGTGGGCTCGCGCGTCATCCTCCATGCCTCGTCGGTGGTGGGCGCGGACGGCTTCGGCTTCGCCTTCGACGCGGAGGGCGAGGACGGCCCCCGCCACTTCAAGATTCCCCAGGTGGGCATCGTCCGCATCGAGGACGACGTGGAGGTGGGGGCCTGCACCTGCATCGACCGCGCGACGGTGGGTGAGACGGTGGTGGGCCAGGGGACGAAGCTCGACAACCTGGTGCAGATCGCCCACAACGTGCGCGTGGGGCCGCTGTCGCTCATCTGCGCGCAGGCGGGCGTTTCGGGTTCGGCGGAGGTGGGCACCGGCGTGGTGCTGGCGGGGCAGGTGGGCGTGGTGGGCCACATCCGTGTGGGAGACCTGGCCAAGGTGGGCGCCCAGTCCGGCGTCGCCCATGACGTCCCAGACGGCCAGGTGGTCAGCGGCAGCCCCGCCATCCCGCACAAGGACTGGCTGCGCGCCAGCGCCGCGTCCGGTCAGTTGGCGGACCTGCTGAAGGAAGTGCGTGCCCTTCGCAAGAGGGTGGAGACGTTGGAGAAGGAGAAGGGCGGATGA